In one Haemophilus parainfluenzae genomic region, the following are encoded:
- the rplQ gene encoding 50S ribosomal protein L17, translating to MRHRKSGRQLNRNSSHRQAMFRNLASALVSHEIIKTTLPKAKELRRVVEPLITLAKEDSVANRRLAFARTRNIETVAKLFNELGPRFAQRAGGYTRILKCGFRAGDNAPMAYIELVDRPEVAEAAAE from the coding sequence ATGCGCCATCGTAAGAGTGGTCGTCAACTAAACCGTAATAGCAGCCATCGCCAAGCGATGTTCCGTAACTTAGCAAGTGCTTTAGTTAGTCATGAAATCATCAAGACAACTTTACCAAAAGCTAAAGAATTACGTCGTGTAGTTGAACCGTTAATTACATTAGCAAAAGAAGATAGCGTTGCAAACCGTCGTTTAGCATTCGCTCGTACTCGTAACATTGAAACTGTTGCGAAATTATTCAATGAATTAGGTCCACGTTTTGCTCAACGTGCAGGTGGTTACACCCGTATCTTAAAATGTGGTTTCCGTGCAGGTGACAACGCTCCAATGGCATACATTGAGTTAGTTGATCGTCCAGAAGTTGCAGAAGCAGCAGCGGAATAA
- a CDS encoding DNA-directed RNA polymerase subunit alpha: MQGSVTEFLKPCLVDIEQISSTHAKVILEPLERGFGHTLGNALRRILLSSMPGCAVTEVEIDGVLHEYSSKEGVQEDILEVLLNLKGLAVKVQNKDDVILTLNKSGIGPVVAADITHDGDVEIVNSSHVICHLTDENASINMRIRVQRGRGYVPASARTHSQNEDRPIGRLLVDACYSPVDRIAYNVEAARVEQRTDLDKLVIELETNGTIDPEEAIRRAATILAEQLDAFVDLRDVRQPEVKEEKPEFDPILLRPVDDLELTVRSANCLKAETIHYIGDLVQRTEVELLKTPNLGKKSLTEIKDVLASRGLSLGMRLENWPPASIAED, from the coding sequence ATGCAGGGTTCTGTTACAGAATTTTTAAAGCCATGCTTAGTAGATATCGAGCAAATTAGCTCTACTCATGCTAAGGTGATCTTAGAACCGTTAGAGCGTGGCTTTGGTCATACTCTAGGGAATGCATTACGTCGTATCCTTCTGTCTTCAATGCCAGGTTGTGCTGTAACTGAAGTAGAAATTGATGGCGTACTGCACGAATATAGTAGTAAAGAAGGTGTTCAGGAAGATATTCTTGAAGTTCTTTTAAACCTTAAAGGTCTAGCGGTTAAAGTACAGAATAAAGATGATGTTATTCTGACATTAAATAAATCTGGAATTGGCCCTGTTGTTGCAGCAGATATCACCCACGATGGTGATGTTGAGATTGTTAATTCATCACATGTAATCTGTCACTTAACAGACGAAAATGCATCTATTAATATGCGTATTCGTGTTCAACGTGGTAGAGGTTATGTACCTGCATCTGCTCGTACTCATTCACAAAATGAAGATCGTCCAATTGGTCGTTTATTAGTAGACGCTTGTTATAGCCCGGTTGACCGTATTGCTTACAATGTTGAAGCAGCACGTGTTGAACAACGTACTGACTTAGATAAACTAGTTATCGAGTTAGAAACTAACGGGACTATTGATCCGGAAGAAGCAATTCGTCGTGCAGCAACAATTTTAGCAGAGCAACTCGATGCATTCGTTGATTTGCGTGATGTTCGTCAACCTGAAGTCAAGGAAGAAAAACCGGAATTTGATCCGATTTTATTACGTCCTGTTGATGACTTAGAGTTGACAGTTCGTTCTGCTAACTGTTTGAAAGCAGAAACAATTCACTATATCGGTGACTTAGTACAACGTACAGAAGTTGAGTTATTAAAAACGCCTAATCTTGGTAAGAAATCTCTTACTGAAATTAAAGACGTTCTCGCTTCACGTGGCTTGTCACTTGGTATGCGCCTTGAGAATTGGCCACCAGCAAGTATTGCTGAAGACTAG
- the rpsD gene encoding 30S ribosomal protein S4 has product MARYLGPKLKLSRREGTDLFLKSGVRAIDSKCKIDTAPGQHGARKPRLSDYGSQLREKQKVRRIYGILERQFRNYYKEANRLKGNTGENLLVLLEGRLDNVVYRMGFAATRAEARQLVSHKAIVVNGRVVNIPSFQVSVNDVVAVREKSKKQARIKASLELAEQREKPTWLEVDSAKMEGVFKRVPERSDLSADINEHLIVELYSK; this is encoded by the coding sequence ATGGCAAGATATTTGGGCCCTAAACTCAAGCTCAGCCGTCGTGAAGGCACTGATTTATTCCTTAAATCAGGTGTGCGTGCGATTGATTCAAAATGTAAAATTGATACAGCACCAGGTCAACACGGTGCTCGTAAACCGCGTTTGTCTGACTATGGTAGTCAATTACGTGAAAAACAAAAAGTTCGTCGTATCTATGGTATTTTAGAACGTCAATTCCGTAACTACTATAAAGAAGCAAACCGTTTAAAAGGTAATACTGGTGAAAACTTACTAGTATTATTAGAAGGTAGATTGGATAACGTTGTTTATCGCATGGGATTTGCTGCAACTCGCGCAGAAGCTCGTCAATTAGTGAGCCACAAAGCGATTGTCGTAAATGGTCGTGTTGTAAATATCCCATCTTTCCAAGTTTCTGTAAATGATGTTGTTGCTGTTCGTGAGAAATCTAAAAAACAAGCACGTATTAAAGCATCATTAGAATTAGCAGAACAAAGAGAAAAACCAACTTGGTTAGAAGTTGATTCTGCAAAAATGGAAGGTGTGTTCAAACGTGTTCCTGAACGTTCTGATTTATCAGCAGACATTAACGAACATCTGATCGTTGAGCTTTACTCTAAATAA
- the rpsK gene encoding 30S ribosomal protein S11, whose protein sequence is MAKTPVRARKRVKKQVVDGVAHIHASFNNTIVTITDRQGNALAWATAGGSGFRGSRKSTPFAAQVAAERCAEIVKEFGLKNLEVMVKGPGPGRESTIRALNAAGFRITNITDVTPIPHNGCRPPKKRRV, encoded by the coding sequence ATGGCTAAAACACCAGTTCGTGCACGTAAACGTGTAAAAAAACAAGTTGTAGATGGCGTAGCACATATTCACGCATCTTTCAATAATACAATCGTTACCATTACTGACCGTCAAGGTAATGCTTTAGCTTGGGCTACAGCAGGTGGTTCAGGTTTCCGTGGTTCTCGTAAATCTACCCCGTTCGCTGCACAAGTTGCTGCAGAACGTTGTGCTGAAATCGTTAAAGAATTCGGCTTAAAGAACTTGGAAGTTATGGTTAAAGGTCCGGGTCCGGGTCGTGAATCAACAATCCGTGCGTTAAATGCAGCGGGTTTCCGTATCACGAACATCACTGATGTGACTCCGATTCCTCATAACGGTTGTCGTCCACCGAAAAAACGTCGTGTTTAA
- the rpsM gene encoding 30S ribosomal protein S13, protein MARIAGINIPDHKHAVIALTAIYGIGKTRSKSICAAAGIAEDVKISELSEEQIDKLRDEVGKFTVEGDLRREVTLNIKRLLDLGCYRGLRHRRSLPVRGQRTKTNARTRKGPRKPIKK, encoded by the coding sequence GTGGCCCGTATTGCAGGCATTAACATTCCTGATCACAAACACGCTGTAATCGCTTTAACTGCAATTTACGGTATCGGTAAAACTCGTTCTAAAAGCATTTGTGCTGCAGCGGGTATTGCTGAAGATGTTAAGATCAGCGAATTGTCTGAAGAGCAGATTGACAAACTGCGTGACGAAGTTGGTAAATTTACCGTTGAAGGTGACTTACGTCGTGAAGTAACACTAAACATCAAACGTCTTTTAGACTTAGGTTGTTACCGTGGTTTACGTCATCGTCGTAGTTTACCGGTACGTGGTCAACGTACTAAAACTAATGCGCGTACCCGTAAGGGTCCACGTAAGCCGATCAAAAAATAG
- the rpmJ gene encoding 50S ribosomal protein L36, with the protein MKVRASVKKMCRNCKIVKREGVVRVLCSDPKHKQRQG; encoded by the coding sequence ATGAAAGTTCGTGCTTCCGTTAAGAAGATGTGTCGTAACTGTAAAATTGTTAAACGTGAAGGTGTTGTTCGCGTATTATGCAGCGACCCTAAACACAAACAACGTCAAGGTTAA
- the secY gene encoding preprotein translocase subunit SecY → MAKQPGYQSRSTNSGTGELKSRLLFVLGALIVYRIGSFIPLPGIDAAVLAQLVEQQKGTIIDMLNMFSGGALSRASILALGIMPYISASIVMQLLATVSPALAELKKEGAAGQRKITKYTRYATVVFATIQAIAISTGLPNMLPQLVPNIGFTFYFTAVVSLVTGTMFLMWLGEQITERGIGNGISILVFGGIVAGLPHAIIETVEQARQGQMHPLVLLLIAAIVFAVTYFVVFVERGQRRIRVEYAKRQQGRQILGGHSTHLPLKVNMANVMPAIFASSIILFPATLTQWFGQNDKFEWLNDLSMLLNPGQPLYLLVYAVAIIFFSFFYTAMQYNPRDTADNLKKSGAFIPGIRPGEQTSRYIDKVMTRLTLIGGLYVTFVCLVPYIMTSAWDVKFYFGGTSLLIVVVVIMDFIVQVQSHLMSSQYESALKKANLKGFGQ, encoded by the coding sequence ATGGCTAAACAACCAGGTTATCAAAGCAGAAGTACTAATAGTGGTACTGGTGAACTAAAAAGCAGATTGCTTTTTGTATTAGGTGCACTTATCGTTTATCGTATTGGTTCTTTTATTCCGCTTCCTGGTATTGATGCCGCCGTGCTAGCTCAATTAGTTGAACAACAAAAAGGCACCATCATTGATATGTTAAACATGTTCTCTGGTGGTGCATTGAGCCGAGCATCAATTTTAGCATTAGGTATCATGCCGTATATCTCGGCATCTATCGTAATGCAATTGCTTGCTACGGTTTCACCTGCTTTAGCAGAATTGAAAAAAGAAGGCGCTGCAGGACAAAGAAAAATCACCAAGTATACTCGTTATGCAACGGTGGTTTTTGCTACTATCCAAGCTATCGCAATTTCTACCGGTTTACCGAATATGTTGCCACAATTAGTGCCAAATATCGGTTTTACTTTTTACTTCACTGCAGTAGTGAGTCTTGTTACCGGAACCATGTTCTTAATGTGGTTAGGTGAGCAAATTACTGAAAGAGGTATTGGTAACGGTATCTCAATTCTTGTTTTTGGTGGTATTGTTGCAGGATTGCCACATGCAATCATCGAAACAGTTGAGCAAGCTCGTCAAGGACAAATGCATCCTTTAGTTCTTCTACTAATCGCTGCTATTGTTTTTGCAGTAACTTACTTTGTTGTCTTCGTAGAGCGTGGACAACGTAGAATTCGTGTTGAATATGCTAAGCGTCAACAAGGGCGTCAAATTTTAGGTGGTCATTCAACTCACTTACCATTAAAAGTTAATATGGCAAACGTAATGCCAGCAATTTTTGCTTCAAGCATTATTTTATTCCCTGCTACATTGACACAATGGTTTGGTCAGAATGATAAGTTTGAGTGGTTAAATGACTTATCAATGTTGTTGAATCCTGGACAACCTTTATATCTTCTTGTTTATGCGGTAGCGATTATTTTCTTCAGTTTCTTCTACACTGCAATGCAATATAATCCACGTGATACAGCAGATAATCTAAAAAAATCTGGTGCATTTATCCCAGGAATTAGACCAGGTGAACAAACATCTCGTTACATTGATAAAGTAATGACTCGCTTAACATTAATTGGCGGTCTTTATGTAACGTTCGTATGTTTAGTCCCTTATATTATGACATCAGCATGGGATGTTAAATTCTACTTCGGTGGTACTTCCTTATTAATCGTTGTTGTTGTAATTATGGATTTTATCGTGCAAGTTCAGAGTCACTTAATGTCGTCTCAATATGAATCTGCGTTAAAAAAAGCAAACCTTAAAGGTTTTGGACAATAA
- the rplO gene encoding 50S ribosomal protein L15, producing the protein MRLNTLSPAEGAKHSAKRLGRGIGSGLGKTGGRGHKGQKSRTGGGVRRGFEGGQMPLYRRLPKFGFTSMKSAVTAEVRLNELTKVEGNVVTLEALKAANILTKDIQFAKVILAGEVKSAVTVRGLRVTKGAKAAIEAAGGSVEE; encoded by the coding sequence ATGCGTTTAAATACTCTATCTCCGGCTGAAGGTGCTAAGCACAGCGCAAAACGCCTTGGTCGTGGTATTGGTTCAGGTTTAGGAAAAACTGGTGGTCGTGGTCATAAAGGTCAAAAATCTCGTACTGGCGGCGGTGTTCGTCGTGGTTTCGAGGGTGGCCAAATGCCATTATACCGTCGTTTACCAAAATTTGGTTTCACTTCAATGAAATCAGCGGTAACTGCTGAAGTTCGTTTAAACGAATTAACAAAAGTTGAAGGAAATGTTGTCACTTTAGAAGCATTAAAAGCTGCAAACATTTTAACTAAAGATATTCAATTCGCTAAAGTTATCTTAGCTGGTGAAGTGAAATCTGCAGTTACTGTACGTGGTTTACGTGTAACTAAAGGTGCAAAAGCAGCAATCGAAGCTGCTGGCGGTTCAGTTGAGGAATAA
- the rpmD gene encoding 50S ribosomal protein L30: MAKTIKVTQVRSSIARLPKHKATLRGLGLRHMHHTVELIDTPAVRGMINQVSYMVKVEE, encoded by the coding sequence ATGGCTAAAACTATTAAAGTAACTCAAGTTCGTAGCTCAATTGCTCGTTTACCGAAGCACAAAGCTACCTTGCGTGGTCTTGGTCTTCGCCATATGCACCATACTGTTGAGTTAATCGATACTCCGGCAGTACGTGGTATGATTAACCAAGTTTCATACATGGTTAAAGTGGAGGAGTAA
- the rpsE gene encoding 30S ribosomal protein S5, whose translation MSNIEKQAGELQEKLIAVNRVSKTVKGGRIMSFTALTVVGDGNGRVGFGYGKAREVPAAIQKAMEKARRNMINVALNEGTLQHPVKGVHTGSRVFMQPASEGTGIIAGGAMRSVLEVAGVRNVLSKAYGSTNPINVVRATIDALANMKSPEMVAAKRGKTVDEILG comes from the coding sequence ATGTCAAACATCGAAAAACAAGCTGGTGAACTGCAAGAGAAGCTAATCGCAGTAAACCGTGTATCAAAAACTGTAAAAGGTGGTCGTATTATGAGCTTTACTGCTTTAACAGTAGTAGGCGATGGTAACGGTCGCGTAGGTTTTGGTTATGGTAAAGCTCGCGAAGTTCCGGCAGCGATCCAAAAAGCGATGGAAAAAGCACGTCGCAATATGATTAATGTCGCTTTAAATGAAGGTACATTACAACACCCAGTTAAAGGTGTTCACACTGGTTCTCGCGTATTTATGCAACCAGCTAGCGAAGGTACAGGTATCATCGCAGGTGGTGCAATGCGTTCAGTGTTAGAAGTTGCTGGTGTACGTAACGTTCTTTCTAAAGCGTATGGTTCAACCAACCCAATCAACGTTGTTCGTGCAACTATTGATGCATTAGCAAATATGAAATCACCAGAAATGGTTGCTGCTAAACGTGGCAAAACCGTTGATGAAATTTTGGGGTAA
- the rplR gene encoding 50S ribosomal protein L18, with product MDKKSARIRRAARARHMMREQGVTRLVIHRTPRHIYAQVIAPNGSEVLAAASTVEKAIREQVKYTGNKDAAAVVGKLVAERALAKGVKDVAFDRSGFKYHGRVQTLADAAREAGLQF from the coding sequence ATGGATAAGAAATCAGCTCGTATCCGTCGTGCAGCTCGTGCACGTCATATGATGAGAGAGCAAGGTGTAACTCGTCTAGTTATTCACCGTACTCCGCGTCATATCTACGCACAAGTTATTGCACCAAACGGTTCAGAAGTGCTTGCCGCTGCTTCAACTGTTGAAAAAGCAATTCGTGAGCAAGTTAAATATACCGGTAATAAAGATGCCGCAGCAGTAGTAGGTAAACTTGTTGCTGAGCGCGCATTAGCAAAAGGCGTTAAAGACGTTGCTTTTGACCGTTCCGGTTTTAAATATCATGGTCGTGTCCAAACTTTAGCGGACGCTGCACGTGAAGCTGGTCTACAGTTCTAA
- the rplF gene encoding 50S ribosomal protein L6, with amino-acid sequence MSRVAKAPVNIPAGVEVKLDGQLLTVKGKNGELSRTIHHSVEVKQDNGQFTFTPREGFVEANAQSGTARALVNAMVIGVTEGFTKKLQLVGVGYRAQVKGNVVALSLGFSHPVEHTLPAGITAECPSQTEIVLKGADKQLIGQVAADIRAYRRPEPYKGKGVRYSDEVVRMKEAKKK; translated from the coding sequence ATGTCTCGTGTTGCAAAGGCACCTGTTAATATTCCTGCCGGCGTTGAAGTTAAACTCGACGGTCAGCTATTAACAGTAAAAGGAAAAAATGGCGAGTTATCTCGCACAATTCATCACTCAGTTGAAGTTAAACAAGATAATGGTCAATTTACTTTCACTCCACGTGAAGGTTTTGTTGAAGCGAATGCTCAATCGGGTACAGCTCGTGCATTAGTTAATGCAATGGTTATCGGTGTTACTGAAGGCTTCACTAAGAAATTACAACTAGTGGGTGTTGGTTACAGAGCTCAAGTTAAAGGCAACGTAGTTGCATTAAGCTTAGGTTTCTCTCACCCTGTGGAGCACACTTTACCAGCAGGTATTACTGCTGAATGCCCTTCACAAACGGAAATCGTTTTAAAAGGTGCTGACAAGCAGTTAATTGGTCAAGTTGCAGCAGATATTCGTGCTTATCGCCGTCCTGAACCTTATAAAGGTAAAGGTGTACGTTACTCTGATGAAGTAGTACGTATGAAAGAGGCTAAGAAGAAATAA
- the rpsH gene encoding 30S ribosomal protein S8 yields MSMQDPIADMLTRIRNGQAANKVAINMPSSKLKVAIANVLAAEGYIESVKVLEGAKPELEITLKYFQGKPVVESIQRVSRPGLRIYKRKDELPKVMGGLGVAVISTSKGVMTDRAARQAGLGGEIICYVA; encoded by the coding sequence ATGAGTATGCAAGATCCAATCGCAGATATGTTGACCCGTATTCGTAACGGTCAAGCTGCGAACAAAGTTGCAATCAATATGCCTTCTTCCAAGCTAAAAGTGGCAATTGCCAACGTATTAGCTGCTGAAGGTTATATCGAAAGCGTTAAAGTTTTAGAAGGTGCAAAACCTGAATTGGAAATTACTTTAAAATATTTCCAAGGCAAACCGGTTGTAGAAAGCATCCAACGTGTAAGCCGTCCTGGTCTTCGTATTTACAAACGTAAAGACGAATTACCAAAAGTTATGGGTGGTTTAGGTGTTGCTGTAATTTCTACATCTAAAGGTGTTATGACTGACCGTGCAGCTCGTCAAGCGGGCTTAGGCGGTGAGATCATCTGTTACGTAGCTTAA
- the rpsN gene encoding 30S ribosomal protein S14, whose translation MAKQSMKARDVKRVKLAEKFFAKRAELKKIISDVNASDEDRWNAVLKLQTLPRDSSPSRQRNRCRQTGRPHGVLRKFGLSRIKVREAAMRGEIPGLRKASW comes from the coding sequence ATGGCAAAACAATCAATGAAAGCACGCGATGTAAAACGCGTTAAATTGGCTGAAAAATTCTTCGCTAAACGTGCAGAATTAAAGAAAATCATTTCTGATGTCAATGCCTCTGACGAAGATCGTTGGAATGCAGTGTTAAAATTACAAACTTTACCACGTGATTCTAGCCCTAGTCGTCAACGTAACCGTTGCCGCCAAACTGGACGTCCTCACGGCGTTTTACGTAAGTTTGGTTTAAGCCGTATTAAGGTTCGTGAAGCTGCTATGCGCGGCGAGATCCCAGGCCTTAGAAAAGCGAGCTGGTAA
- the rplE gene encoding 50S ribosomal protein L5, translating into MAKLHDYYRDQVVNELKNKFGYKSVMQVPRIEKITLNMGVGEALTDKKLLDNAVADLAAISGQKPLVTKARKSVAGFKIRQGYPIGCKVTLRGERMWEFFERLITIAVPRIRDFRGLSAKSFDGRGNYSMGVREQIIFPEIDYDKVDRVRGLDITITTTAKNDEEGQALLAAFNFPFRK; encoded by the coding sequence ATGGCGAAACTGCATGATTACTACAGAGATCAAGTAGTAAACGAGTTAAAAAATAAATTCGGCTACAAATCTGTCATGCAAGTCCCACGAATCGAAAAGATTACCCTGAATATGGGTGTGGGTGAAGCATTGACCGATAAGAAATTGCTAGACAACGCAGTAGCGGACTTAGCAGCAATTAGCGGTCAAAAACCTTTAGTAACTAAAGCTCGTAAATCTGTTGCTGGCTTTAAAATCCGTCAGGGATATCCAATCGGTTGTAAAGTAACACTACGCGGTGAGCGTATGTGGGAGTTCTTTGAACGTTTAATTACAATTGCTGTTCCACGTATTCGTGACTTCCGCGGTTTAAGCGCGAAATCATTTGATGGTCGTGGTAACTACAGCATGGGTGTGCGTGAACAAATCATCTTCCCTGAAATCGATTACGATAAAGTAGATCGTGTACGTGGTTTAGATATCACTATCACAACTACTGCTAAGAATGATGAAGAAGGTCAAGCACTACTTGCTGCCTTTAATTTCCCATTCCGTAAATAA
- the rplX gene encoding 50S ribosomal protein L24, with amino-acid sequence MAAKIRQNDEVIVLAGKDKGKRGKVTKVLPNGKVFVEGINIITKHEKPVPALGQAGGLVKKEAAIDASNVAIFNPKTNKADRVGFRFEDGKKVRFFKSNNEII; translated from the coding sequence ATGGCTGCAAAAATTCGTCAAAACGATGAAGTAATCGTACTTGCCGGTAAAGACAAAGGCAAGCGTGGCAAGGTAACTAAAGTGTTACCAAACGGTAAAGTGTTTGTTGAAGGTATCAACATCATCACTAAACATGAAAAACCAGTTCCTGCTTTAGGACAAGCTGGTGGTTTAGTGAAAAAAGAAGCAGCTATCGATGCTTCTAATGTTGCGATTTTCAATCCAAAAACAAACAAAGCTGACCGTGTAGGTTTTAGATTCGAAGACGGCAAGAAAGTACGTTTCTTCAAATCTAACAATGAAATTATCTAA
- the rplN gene encoding 50S ribosomal protein L14 yields MIQEQTMLDVADNSGARSVMCIKVLGGSHRRYAAIGDIIKVTVKEAIPRGKVKKGDVLKAVVVRTKKGVRRPDGSVIRFDGNACVILNNNTEQPIGTRIFGPVTRELRSEKFMKIISLAPEVL; encoded by the coding sequence ATGATCCAAGAACAGACTATGCTGGATGTTGCCGATAACTCTGGTGCTCGCAGCGTAATGTGTATCAAGGTTCTAGGTGGATCGCACCGTCGTTATGCTGCTATTGGTGATATCATCAAAGTTACTGTGAAAGAAGCAATTCCACGCGGTAAAGTTAAAAAAGGTGATGTATTAAAAGCAGTTGTTGTGCGCACCAAGAAGGGTGTTCGTCGCCCAGACGGATCAGTCATTCGCTTCGATGGTAACGCTTGTGTAATTTTAAACAATAACACAGAGCAACCAATCGGTACTCGTATTTTTGGACCGGTGACTCGTGAACTTCGTTCTGAGAAATTCATGAAGATCATTTCTTTGGCACCAGAAGTACTGTAA
- the rpsQ gene encoding 30S ribosomal protein S17 codes for MTDKIRSVQGKVVSDKMEKSFVVAIERKVKHPLYGKFIRRTTKLHVHDENNEAKLGDVVEIRECRPLSKTKSWTLVRVVEKAVIA; via the coding sequence ATGACTGATAAAATTCGTAGCGTACAAGGTAAAGTTGTTAGCGACAAAATGGAAAAATCTTTCGTTGTTGCTATTGAACGTAAGGTAAAACACCCGTTATACGGTAAATTTATCCGTCGTACAACTAAATTACACGTACACGATGAGAACAACGAAGCCAAATTAGGTGATGTAGTAGAGATTCGCGAATGTCGCCCTCTCTCTAAAACCAAATCTTGGACTTTAGTTCGTGTTGTTGAGAAAGCAGTTATTGCTTAA
- the rpmC gene encoding 50S ribosomal protein L29 gives MKAQDLRTKSVEELNNELVNLLGEQFKLRMQTATGQLQQTHQAKQVRRDIARVKTILTEKAGE, from the coding sequence ATGAAAGCTCAAGATTTACGTACAAAAAGTGTTGAAGAGCTGAATAATGAGTTAGTGAACCTTTTAGGTGAACAATTCAAATTGCGTATGCAAACAGCCACCGGTCAGCTTCAACAAACCCATCAGGCTAAACAAGTGCGTCGTGATATCGCACGTGTTAAAACCATTTTAACTGAGAAGGCGGGTGAGTAA
- the rplP gene encoding 50S ribosomal protein L16 produces MLQPKRTKFRKVHKGRNRGIAGGTEVSFGTFGLKAVGRGRLTARQIEAARRAMTRAVKRQGKIWIRVFPDKPITEKPLEVRMGKGKGNVEYWVALIQPGKVLYEMDGVSEEIARQAFALAAAKLPIKTTFVTKTVM; encoded by the coding sequence ATGTTGCAACCAAAACGTACAAAATTCCGTAAAGTTCACAAAGGCCGTAACCGTGGTATCGCGGGTGGTACTGAAGTTAGTTTCGGTACATTCGGGTTAAAAGCAGTTGGTCGTGGTCGTTTAACCGCTCGTCAAATTGAAGCGGCTCGTCGTGCAATGACACGTGCAGTTAAACGTCAAGGTAAAATCTGGATTCGTGTTTTCCCAGATAAACCAATTACTGAAAAACCATTAGAAGTCCGTATGGGTAAAGGTAAAGGTAACGTTGAGTACTGGGTAGCCTTAATCCAACCGGGTAAAGTACTTTATGAAATGGATGGTGTGTCAGAAGAGATCGCAAGACAAGCATTTGCATTAGCAGCTGCTAAATTGCCAATCAAGACTACCTTCGTAACTAAGACGGTGATGTAA
- the rpsC gene encoding 30S ribosomal protein S3: MGQKVNPNGIRLGIVKPWNSTWFANTQDFADNLDGDFKVRKFLTKELANASVSRITIERPAKSIRVTIHTARPGIVIGKKGEDVEKLRNAVSQIAGVPAQINIAEVKKPELDAKLVADSIASQLERRVMFRRAMKRAVQSAMRLGAKGIKVEVSGRLGGAEIARSEWYREGRVPLHTLRADIDYNTAEAHTTYGVIGVKVWIFKGEILGGMAAVAQSEQQPADKPKKAPRGKGRK, encoded by the coding sequence ATGGGTCAAAAAGTAAATCCAAATGGTATTCGCCTAGGTATTGTAAAACCTTGGAACTCTACTTGGTTCGCGAATACACAAGATTTCGCCGACAATCTTGACGGTGACTTCAAAGTACGCAAATTCTTAACTAAAGAATTAGCAAACGCTTCGGTTTCACGTATTACTATTGAGCGTCCAGCGAAAAGTATTCGTGTAACAATTCACACAGCTCGCCCTGGTATCGTTATCGGTAAAAAAGGTGAAGATGTTGAAAAATTACGTAACGCAGTATCTCAAATCGCTGGCGTTCCGGCTCAAATCAACATTGCTGAAGTGAAAAAACCGGAATTAGATGCAAAATTAGTTGCAGACAGCATCGCTTCTCAATTAGAACGTCGTGTAATGTTCCGTCGTGCTATGAAACGTGCGGTACAAAGCGCAATGCGTTTAGGTGCTAAAGGTATCAAAGTTGAAGTTAGCGGGCGTTTAGGTGGTGCAGAAATCGCACGTTCTGAATGGTATCGTGAAGGTCGTGTACCTCTACATACTCTTCGTGCGGACATCGATTATAACACTGCAGAAGCTCATACTACATACGGCGTAATTGGCGTTAAAGTATGGATCTTCAAAGGTGAAATTTTGGGTGGAATGGCTGCAGTTGCGCAATCAGAACAACAACCTGCCGACAAGCCTAAAAAGGCTCCGCGTGGCAAAGGTCGTAAGTAA